One Candidatus Eremiobacteraceae bacterium genomic region harbors:
- a CDS encoding glycosyltransferase, translating into MKIALFTEVYRPIVNGIVTSVDTLAHVLREGGHDVYTFAPHIPRGAETKGRVFRMPSLPLPARTEYRLTLPLVARRNKRQFLSQCDVIHSHSLFITGWMASYYARRRFRVPLVFTYHTMLDRYSHYSPLGPRITAQLTRELTRAYANAADAVIVPTQTVASGLRRDGVTAPICIVPTGVDLEAFRNTEATVGIGVRGRLGIAPDAPLLLLVSRLAQEKSVPLAFAALSLVRADLPDTQLLLVGSGPLEDSLKQQARAEGLEGAIHFVGSVPHDELPTYYAAADAFMFPSVTETQGLVLAEAFGAGLPVVAIDSPQTRDVFGSNLAGALVADAEGMAAELKRLLTDPAARSAASAHSRAAAASFDARATAGRVLAVYEAVLANRAGTADMSAFDELFDVVDPGHVSAVSSTSP; encoded by the coding sequence GCACATCCCGCGCGGTGCGGAGACCAAAGGCCGCGTCTTCCGCATGCCGTCGCTTCCGCTTCCGGCACGCACGGAATATCGTTTGACGCTTCCGCTCGTCGCGCGCCGCAACAAGCGACAGTTCTTGAGCCAGTGCGACGTGATCCACAGCCACTCGCTCTTCATCACCGGATGGATGGCATCGTACTACGCGCGCAGACGTTTTCGCGTGCCGCTCGTCTTCACGTATCACACGATGCTCGATCGTTACTCGCATTACTCGCCGCTCGGACCGCGCATCACGGCGCAGTTGACGCGCGAGCTGACGCGCGCATACGCGAATGCCGCGGATGCAGTGATCGTTCCGACGCAGACGGTGGCATCCGGATTGCGTCGCGACGGCGTCACCGCGCCGATCTGCATCGTGCCGACCGGCGTCGATCTCGAGGCGTTCCGCAACACCGAAGCGACCGTCGGAATAGGGGTCCGGGGACGGCTCGGAATCGCCCCGGATGCCCCGCTTTTGCTGCTCGTTTCGCGCCTGGCGCAGGAGAAGAGCGTCCCCCTGGCCTTCGCAGCGCTGTCCTTGGTCCGCGCCGACCTTCCCGACACCCAATTGCTGCTCGTCGGCAGCGGCCCGCTTGAGGATTCGCTCAAGCAGCAGGCGAGGGCTGAGGGGCTCGAAGGGGCCATCCACTTCGTCGGAAGTGTTCCGCACGACGAGCTGCCGACGTACTACGCGGCCGCGGACGCCTTCATGTTCCCGTCGGTGACCGAGACGCAAGGGCTCGTTCTCGCGGAGGCGTTCGGAGCAGGGCTGCCCGTCGTCGCGATCGACAGCCCCCAGACGCGAGACGTCTTTGGAAGCAACCTCGCCGGGGCGCTCGTCGCCGACGCCGAGGGGATGGCAGCGGAGCTGAAACGACTGCTCACCGATCCGGCTGCTCGAAGCGCCGCGTCGGCACACTCAAGAGCCGCGGCAGCATCCTTCGATGCTCGGGCTACCGCCGGCCGCGTCCTCGCCGTCTACGAGGCTGTACTGGCGAATCGTGCCGGAACGGCGGATATGTCCGCCTTCGACGAGCTGTTTGACGTCGTCGATCCTGGGCACGTTTCTGCTGTATCATCGACGTCGCCATAG
- a CDS encoding AI-2E family transporter gives MGDDRLTRNLKVLGVVALSLALAAVAYLFLAKIKLVVIILIAATFIAYLLYPAVVWLQRRRFPRWAAITVVYIALAVLIGAGLAYIGPVVTDEAQRLTTDTPKLLAETRDAIVNANNNLLATIPESARQSAVTSLDNLVSQFQSVAADFAGQAVRFAASLAAFMTAVILVPLLAFYILLDIDRLRETIVGLFPQRHRERALAVLADIDSVVGGFVRGQIIVGAIVGGLVTVLLLIFRIKYALLIGVFAGVADLVPYVGAFAGAIPAVLLELFNAGPVWALILVGAFALLYELEGHIIAPAIVSQRVGLTPLVVIVAILIGAEVGGIGGMFLSVPIAGIIRVLTRRFMHPQVVVPTQPLAPIEEAVESTASAEDKPRIETATK, from the coding sequence ATGGGTGACGACCGTCTAACCCGCAACCTCAAGGTCCTCGGCGTCGTGGCGCTGAGCCTGGCGCTCGCCGCGGTCGCTTACTTGTTCCTCGCGAAGATCAAACTCGTCGTCATCATCCTAATCGCAGCGACGTTTATCGCGTATCTGCTCTATCCCGCGGTCGTCTGGCTCCAACGCCGGCGCTTTCCACGCTGGGCCGCGATCACCGTCGTTTACATCGCGCTCGCGGTTCTCATCGGTGCAGGCCTCGCGTACATTGGACCGGTCGTGACGGACGAGGCGCAACGCCTCACGACCGATACGCCGAAGCTGCTCGCCGAAACGCGCGATGCGATCGTCAACGCGAACAACAACCTGCTCGCGACGATCCCCGAGTCAGCACGACAGTCTGCGGTCACGTCGCTCGACAACCTCGTGTCGCAATTCCAATCCGTCGCCGCCGACTTCGCCGGTCAGGCCGTGCGCTTCGCGGCGAGCCTCGCAGCCTTCATGACGGCGGTCATCTTGGTGCCATTGCTCGCGTTCTATATACTGCTCGATATCGACCGCTTGCGCGAAACGATCGTCGGGCTGTTCCCACAACGCCATCGCGAGCGGGCGCTCGCCGTGCTCGCGGATATCGACTCGGTCGTCGGCGGCTTCGTCCGCGGTCAGATAATCGTCGGCGCGATCGTCGGCGGCCTCGTAACGGTCCTGCTGCTCATCTTCAGGATCAAGTACGCGTTGCTCATCGGCGTCTTCGCCGGCGTCGCAGATCTCGTGCCGTACGTCGGCGCGTTCGCCGGTGCGATTCCGGCGGTGCTGCTCGAGCTCTTCAATGCCGGCCCCGTTTGGGCGCTCATTCTCGTCGGTGCCTTCGCGCTGTTGTATGAGCTCGAAGGTCACATCATCGCACCGGCGATCGTCAGCCAACGCGTCGGGTTGACGCCGCTCGTGGTCATCGTCGCGATCCTCATCGGCGCGGAGGTCGGCGGCATCGGTGGCATGTTCCTATCGGTGCCGATCGCGGGCATCATCCGCGTCTTGACCCGACGCTTCATGCACCCGCAAGTCGTCGTGCCGACGCAGCCGCTTGCGCCGATCGAAGAAGCGGTCGAGTCGACCGCCAGCGCTGAAGACAAGCCGCGTATCGAAACGGCGACAAAGTAG